CCCATATCCTCCACCGCGCCTGCCACACAATACGAACGTAGCCGGCATCCACTCAGGGGAACCGGCTACGTTAGCAGCCATCAACCACCGTCAATAACGTCTTGGCTGATGTCTGGGCTTGGGCCCTGTGTGCCCAGGTGGAGTAGGAGGTCTCTTATGGTTGAGCGGCAAGAGGCCAATCGGCGGCAGACCACGCTTGTCGGTCTTGCGCGGGAAGAGTCGGCTCGGCGAGACCGGTGTGCCGTCGTAGTGCCACGGTTGCGGCACGAGCACGCGGTAGTTGCGCGAAAGCACGCCTATCAGGCCGATGACCAGTATCACCGCCATGGTGAGGGTGCCCATGAGCACCGCGTCCTTCTCGTTGTCCATATAGGGCACCTGCTGCGGGATCTTGCCGCGCTCTCCCGTGATGACGAGTCGCTGCGTGTTGACGCCGTACGGTGTGCAGGTCATCAGCGTCACGAGGTCCTTGCCGGGCACCACCTTGTAGAGGTGCGTGTCCGCAGGGTCGATGACATGGATGGCCTTCACCTTGTAGCCCATCGTGCGGCCAAGGGTCTGGATGTAGAAAAAGTCGCCGACCTTGAGCTGATCGAGCCTGGTGAACAGCATGGCGTTGGGCAGGCCACGATGGCCGGTGATGACGGCATTGGTCGACTTGCCGCCGACCGGCAGGCTGGTGCCGTAGAGATGGCCTGCGCCCACGGCGAGCGTGTCTTTTGAGGTCCCGTGGTAGATGGGCAGGCGAATCGACACCTTGGGGACGCGGATGGTGCCAAGCACACCGTCGGTGTTGCCCAGCAACGATTGGTATTCGGCGTCTTTGCGCGAACCGGCGTCAGAGCCACCACCGGGGGAATACGGATCGGCCACCTCGCCCAGCGAGTATTGGCCCGACTCGGCGATCTTCTTGTTATAGGCCTGGGCCGCGTGGTACTTCTGCACGGTCTGGCCCCTCGGCCATTTGGCCATCTCCTCGGCCGCGGCGATGGAGGCCTGCGCCTCGTGCTGCGCGTTGATGGCCCAGCTGATGGGCGCGGAGAGAATCAGCACCACGGTGAGCACCACGAAGAAGTCGTGGACCGCCTCGATGAGGACGCGGATGACGTATTGCTTTCGGGTTACGGTCGACCGGGCCGCCTCGCTGAACGGCAGGCTCTTCAGAAACCCCGTGCCATCATCCGCGATGGCCTTGGGGGG
This Bifidobacterium sp. ESL0790 DNA region includes the following protein-coding sequences:
- a CDS encoding class C sortase, translated to MKHGKPSKPPKAIADDGTGFLKSLPFSEAARSTVTRKQYVIRVLIEAVHDFFVVLTVVLILSAPISWAINAQHEAQASIAAAEEMAKWPRGQTVQKYHAAQAYNKKIAESGQYSLGEVADPYSPGGGSDAGSRKDAEYQSLLGNTDGVLGTIRVPKVSIRLPIYHGTSKDTLAVGAGHLYGTSLPVGGKSTNAVITGHRGLPNAMLFTRLDQLKVGDFFYIQTLGRTMGYKVKAIHVIDPADTHLYKVVPGKDLVTLMTCTPYGVNTQRLVITGERGKIPQQVPYMDNEKDAVLMGTLTMAVILVIGLIGVLSRNYRVLVPQPWHYDGTPVSPSRLFPRKTDKRGLPPIGLLPLNHKRPPTPPGHTGPKPRHQPRRY